In the genome of Nitrospira japonica, one region contains:
- a CDS encoding ATP-grasp domain-containing protein: MILLVGPMADPVLANVCARLAVRNADLMLVHPDADGDTWNLSWAIEDGCVSDRIGLGNRIVRGSDIESVYLRAMTSRDTSMQAARMAVTSLWEFAESLPVLVVNRRQASHTNMSKPYQLQLIERYGFRVPKTLVTMVPEQARAFYDECGGRVIYKSISSERSIVKRLTPDDFARLDLVRECPTQFQEMIPGTDLRVHTVGDRLFATEVVSDGVDYRYAADEGGRRSMRAVELPPAIHARCLDLVGGIGLSLSGIDLRRTPDGSYYCFEVNTSPAFTLFENHTGQRIGDALADLLLTGTA, from the coding sequence ATGATTCTGCTCGTGGGACCCATGGCGGATCCGGTGCTGGCCAACGTCTGTGCCAGACTGGCGGTCCGGAACGCTGACTTGATGCTCGTCCATCCGGATGCCGACGGCGACACGTGGAATCTGTCGTGGGCGATCGAAGACGGCTGCGTCTCGGACCGGATCGGGCTGGGGAATCGGATCGTCCGTGGGTCCGACATCGAGTCCGTCTACCTTCGCGCGATGACCAGCCGTGACACCTCCATGCAGGCCGCGCGGATGGCCGTCACGTCGCTGTGGGAGTTCGCGGAGAGCCTTCCGGTCCTCGTCGTGAATCGAAGGCAGGCCTCGCACACCAACATGTCGAAGCCCTATCAGCTGCAGCTGATCGAACGGTACGGGTTTCGAGTTCCCAAGACCCTGGTCACGATGGTGCCGGAGCAAGCCCGTGCCTTTTACGATGAGTGTGGCGGCCGTGTCATCTACAAGTCGATCAGCTCCGAGCGATCGATCGTGAAACGGCTGACCCCCGACGATTTCGCGCGGCTGGACTTGGTGCGGGAATGCCCCACGCAGTTTCAAGAGATGATTCCCGGCACGGACCTGCGGGTGCATACGGTCGGGGACCGACTTTTCGCAACCGAGGTGGTCTCCGACGGCGTCGACTATCGGTACGCGGCGGATGAGGGCGGCCGCCGAAGCATGCGCGCCGTCGAGTTGCCTCCGGCGATCCATGCCCGCTGTCTGGATCTCGTCGGCGGGATCGGGTTGAGCCTCAGCGGAATCGATCTTCGCCGGACGCCTGACGGCTCCTACTATTGCTTCGAAGTGAACACAAGTCCGGCGTTTACGTTGTTCGAAAATCATACGGGTCAGCGGATCGGCGACGCCCTGGCGGACTTGCTCCTTACGGGAACCGCCTGA
- a CDS encoding PqqD family protein — MSRQPFITADLRPDVSEDDAEQAHVGGSAGTEQLAEAARALLSEEERQQVERGDQGKRQELMASIPRASTNVQGTTLDGETVLLDFTSGRYYTLNRVGSAVWEHCTGSESLQDIHEGLCARYDAAPERIADDLLALVTQLGHEGLLTLERR; from the coding sequence ATGAGCAGACAACCCTTCATTACAGCAGACTTGAGGCCGGATGTGTCGGAGGATGACGCGGAGCAGGCGCACGTCGGTGGTTCAGCCGGCACAGAACAATTGGCCGAAGCCGCCCGCGCCCTGCTCAGCGAAGAGGAGCGGCAGCAAGTCGAACGCGGTGACCAAGGCAAGCGCCAGGAGTTGATGGCCTCGATCCCGCGGGCCAGCACGAACGTGCAGGGCACGACGCTGGACGGGGAGACCGTGCTGTTGGATTTCACCAGCGGACGGTACTACACGCTCAATCGGGTCGGGTCCGCCGTCTGGGAGCACTGTACCGGGAGCGAATCGCTGCAGGACATTCACGAGGGGCTGTGCGCCAGATACGACGCGGCGCCCGAGCGCATTGCCGACGATCTTCTGGCTCTCGTCACCCAATTGGGTCACGAGGGACTCTTAACACTGGAAAGGAGGTGA